A single window of Granulicella mallensis MP5ACTX8 DNA harbors:
- the alaC gene encoding alanine transaminase: MNEEFPRIKRLPAYVFNITGELKSAARKRGEDIIDFGMGNPDGATPSHIVEKMIEAARKQQTHRYSLSKGIPRLRKAICNWYAQRYGVDLDPATEAIMTIGSKEGIAHLCLAVLDKGDTVLVPNPSYPIHIYGPVIAGADVLSVPITNSTDDFLTHIQDVIPRMTPRPKVLIVNFPANPTAQCVDLPFFEKLVAICREYGIWLVHDLAYADIAFDGYKPPSVMQVPGAKDIAVEFFTLSKSYNMPGWRVGFMVGNQKLVGALSRIKSYFDYGTFTPIQVASILALEGPQECVQQICDTYRSRRDVLVHGLNKLGWAVDMPKATMFAWAKIPEQYQHLKSLEFSKLVLEEAKVAVSPGIGFGEYGDEFVRFSLIENEARIRQALRGFKEMFGRR, from the coding sequence ATGAACGAAGAATTCCCAAGAATCAAGCGGCTCCCTGCCTATGTCTTCAACATCACCGGAGAGTTGAAGTCGGCTGCGCGTAAGCGTGGAGAAGACATTATCGACTTCGGCATGGGCAATCCTGACGGGGCAACCCCTTCGCACATCGTCGAGAAGATGATCGAGGCTGCCCGCAAGCAGCAGACGCACCGCTACTCGCTTTCAAAGGGCATCCCACGGCTTCGCAAGGCGATCTGCAACTGGTACGCACAGAGATACGGTGTTGACCTGGACCCAGCGACTGAAGCCATCATGACCATCGGCTCCAAGGAAGGGATCGCGCACCTGTGCCTGGCCGTGCTCGACAAGGGCGACACGGTGCTCGTACCCAATCCGAGCTATCCCATCCACATCTACGGTCCGGTCATCGCCGGGGCCGACGTGTTGAGTGTTCCGATTACGAACTCAACCGACGACTTCCTGACTCACATTCAGGATGTGATTCCGCGCATGACACCGCGGCCGAAGGTTCTGATCGTAAACTTCCCAGCGAACCCCACCGCACAGTGCGTCGACCTGCCTTTCTTTGAGAAGCTGGTTGCCATCTGCAGGGAATATGGCATCTGGCTGGTGCATGACCTGGCGTACGCAGATATCGCGTTCGATGGCTATAAGCCTCCCAGTGTCATGCAGGTCCCCGGCGCAAAAGATATTGCCGTTGAGTTTTTCACTCTGTCGAAGAGTTACAACATGCCCGGATGGCGTGTCGGCTTTATGGTTGGTAACCAGAAACTCGTCGGTGCGCTCTCTCGCATTAAGAGTTACTTCGACTATGGAACCTTCACGCCGATTCAGGTCGCCTCTATCCTGGCGCTCGAAGGGCCTCAGGAGTGCGTCCAGCAGATCTGTGACACCTACCGCTCCCGGCGCGATGTACTAGTCCACGGCCTCAATAAGCTCGGCTGGGCGGTCGATATGCCTAAGGCGACCATGTTCGCCTGGGCTAAAATTCCTGAACAGTACCAGCACCTGAAATCTCTTGAATTTTCAAAACTTGTTCTGGAAGAGGCGAAGGTGGCAGTAAGTCCGGGCATCGGCTTTGGAGAATATGGCGACGAATTCGTCCGCTTTTCGTTGATTGAAAACGAAGCGCGCATTCGCCAGGCATTGCGCGGATTCAAGGAGATGTTCGGACGGCGATAG
- the hypD gene encoding hydrogenase formation protein HypD, whose amino-acid sequence MKYLDEYRDSEVAAKILAEMRRIQTRPWVLMEVCGGQTHSIVKHGIDHLLPPGMELVHGPGCPVCVTPLEMIDKAHAIARCQNVIFCSFGDMLRVPGSDGDLFTIKSLGGDVRIVYSPLDCLKIARANPDKQVVFFAIGFETTAPANAMLAWRAREDKVNNLSLLVSHVLVPPALEAILSAPDNRVNGFLGPGHVCAVMGYSEYEPISARFHVPIVITGFEPIDILHGVLMTLQQLEEGRATVENQYSRILDRTGNLPAQNLIGKVFEVGDRKWRGIGSIPRSGYRLRPEFASHDAEKIFDVAEIATLEPAICISGEILRGIKKPHDCPAFGTQCSPQRPLGATMVSAEGACAAYYAYGRHLNPQGLNAPLHQIESAPVPVVLG is encoded by the coding sequence ATGAAATACCTCGATGAATATCGTGACAGCGAAGTGGCCGCAAAGATCCTGGCCGAGATGCGCCGCATCCAGACGCGTCCCTGGGTGCTCATGGAAGTCTGTGGCGGCCAGACGCACTCGATCGTCAAGCACGGCATCGATCATCTGCTGCCGCCGGGCATGGAGCTCGTCCACGGCCCCGGTTGCCCCGTCTGCGTCACGCCGCTTGAGATGATTGATAAAGCCCACGCCATCGCGCGCTGCCAGAATGTCATCTTCTGCTCCTTCGGCGATATGCTTCGGGTCCCTGGCTCGGACGGCGATCTCTTCACCATCAAATCTCTCGGCGGCGATGTCCGCATCGTCTACTCGCCGCTCGACTGTCTCAAGATCGCCCGCGCCAATCCCGACAAGCAGGTCGTCTTCTTTGCCATCGGCTTCGAGACCACCGCTCCCGCCAATGCGATGCTCGCCTGGCGCGCACGCGAGGACAAGGTGAACAACCTCTCCCTGCTTGTCTCGCATGTGCTCGTCCCGCCTGCGCTTGAAGCGATCCTCAGCGCGCCGGACAATCGAGTGAACGGTTTCCTGGGTCCCGGTCACGTCTGCGCTGTCATGGGTTACAGCGAGTACGAGCCCATCAGCGCCCGCTTCCATGTGCCTATCGTGATCACCGGTTTTGAGCCCATCGATATCCTTCACGGCGTACTCATGACGCTGCAGCAACTTGAAGAAGGCCGCGCCACCGTTGAGAATCAGTACTCCCGCATCCTCGACCGCACCGGCAATCTGCCCGCACAAAATCTCATCGGCAAGGTCTTCGAAGTCGGCGACCGCAAGTGGCGCGGTATCGGCTCCATTCCGCGGAGCGGCTATCGACTGCGCCCGGAGTTTGCCTCTCACGACGCCGAAAAGATCTTCGACGTCGCGGAGATCGCCACGCTCGAGCCTGCTATCTGTATCAGCGGCGAGATTCTGCGAGGCATCAAGAAACCTCACGATTGCCCCGCCTTCGGCACGCAGTGCTCTCCGCAGCGTCCGCTCGGGGCAACGATGGTTTCGGCGGAGGGCGCTTGCGCCGCCTACTACGCCTATGGCCGGCATCTCAATCCGCAGGGCCTGAATGCGCCGCTGCATCAGATCGAGTCCGCGCCCGTCCCCGTAGTCCTTGGATAA
- the hypF gene encoding carbamoyltransferase HypF, protein MQAETSPMMDTDATTRPKAITRLQVQVRGIVQGVGFRPFVYKLAHRLGLSGHVFNSTSGVTIEIEGSKPALDSFLKTLRTEPPQLADIQEITVSHIVPFGVAGFSILHSREEGGAMALVPADAGTCDACWQDFSDPNNRRFGYPFTNCIHCGPRYTITEGIPYDRPSTTMSNFTMCSACAAEYADPNDRRFHAQPNACSLCGPSLALLPRGAALPESFTDTDALPILHHARGLLREGKILAVKGLGGFLFACDATNETAVAELRRRKHRPHKPFALMVRDIDAARALCGITTEDEAALRHLRRPVVILPRRLDTNQVPGIGLSVAPGNNTLGIMLPYTPLHYLLFSDSPQKDSAFSALVMTSGNISEEPIVISNIDALLQLDGVADWFLLHNREIATRVDDSVVRTFEGRERVLRRSRGFTPQALSLASANESVHPSVLAFGAELKNTFCLTRDGHAILSQHIGDLQNYETLQFFEETLAKMKRLFRVTPQAVAYDLHPHYMSTRMALASSIERKIAVQHHHAHIASCMAENHLSGEVIGVALDGTGYGTDGKIWGGEFFTANLGSFSRRAHLRYVPLPGGDAAVRQPWRMALSYLRDAFGPEVPDLACLRAIPLKQRDIVNAMIANQIQTVETSSCGRLFDAVAALLNLFSEVTFEGQAAIALESIALAGVTGGYEFDLHDGEPITIDLRTTILAIVNDLAAGKPAGEISARFHNTLSTVIAATCCRIRDLSGLDRVCLSGGSFQNMVLLRPTVVQLRRHGFQVFLHSMVPANDGGISLGQAAIACERIRTGA, encoded by the coding sequence GTGCAAGCTGAAACATCGCCGATGATGGATACGGATGCAACAACCCGGCCAAAAGCAATTACCAGGCTCCAGGTTCAGGTGCGTGGCATTGTGCAAGGTGTCGGCTTCCGCCCGTTCGTGTACAAACTAGCTCACAGGCTGGGCCTCTCGGGCCACGTCTTCAACTCCACCTCCGGCGTCACTATCGAAATTGAAGGCAGTAAACCCGCCCTCGATTCCTTTCTAAAGACGCTAAGAACGGAGCCACCTCAACTCGCAGATATACAAGAAATAACCGTCTCGCACATCGTTCCGTTTGGGGTCGCGGGCTTCTCCATCCTCCACAGCCGCGAGGAGGGAGGCGCAATGGCTCTCGTTCCAGCAGACGCAGGCACCTGCGACGCGTGCTGGCAGGACTTTAGTGATCCCAATAACCGCCGCTTTGGCTATCCCTTCACCAACTGTATCCATTGTGGTCCGCGCTACACCATCACCGAGGGCATCCCGTATGACCGCCCCAGCACCACTATGTCAAACTTCACGATGTGCAGCGCCTGTGCGGCTGAATACGCTGACCCCAATGATCGCCGCTTCCATGCGCAGCCCAATGCCTGCAGCCTCTGTGGACCTTCACTCGCGCTTCTTCCGCGCGGTGCCGCCTTGCCGGAATCATTTACAGACACAGATGCACTCCCCATTCTTCATCACGCGCGTGGCCTTCTTCGCGAAGGAAAAATTCTCGCTGTCAAAGGCCTGGGCGGCTTCCTGTTCGCGTGTGATGCCACTAACGAAACTGCGGTCGCCGAACTTCGCCGCCGCAAACACCGTCCGCATAAACCATTCGCTTTAATGGTCCGCGACATCGACGCTGCTCGTGCGTTGTGCGGAATCACCACCGAAGATGAAGCCGCTCTTCGTCACCTGCGCCGCCCCGTCGTCATCCTTCCACGGCGTCTCGATACGAATCAGGTGCCTGGCATCGGGCTTAGTGTCGCTCCAGGCAACAACACTTTGGGGATTATGCTTCCCTACACCCCTCTGCATTACCTGCTCTTCAGCGATTCACCTCAGAAAGACTCGGCATTCTCTGCATTGGTAATGACCAGCGGCAATATCAGCGAAGAGCCTATTGTGATCTCGAACATTGACGCACTTCTACAGCTCGACGGAGTCGCCGACTGGTTCCTTCTGCATAACCGCGAGATTGCCACGCGCGTTGACGACTCCGTCGTCCGCACCTTCGAAGGCCGTGAGCGCGTCCTCCGCCGGTCCCGAGGCTTTACTCCCCAGGCCCTATCTCTGGCATCCGCGAATGAATCGGTCCATCCATCGGTACTGGCCTTTGGCGCCGAACTGAAGAACACCTTCTGCCTCACCCGAGATGGCCATGCCATTCTTAGTCAGCACATCGGAGACCTGCAGAATTACGAGACCTTGCAGTTCTTCGAGGAAACGCTTGCGAAGATGAAGCGTCTCTTCCGGGTCACGCCGCAGGCCGTCGCTTACGATTTGCATCCGCACTATATGAGTACCCGCATGGCGCTGGCCTCCAGTATTGAGCGCAAGATCGCCGTGCAGCATCACCACGCCCACATCGCCAGCTGTATGGCGGAAAATCACTTGAGCGGCGAGGTCATTGGTGTAGCGCTTGATGGTACCGGTTACGGCACCGACGGCAAGATCTGGGGCGGAGAATTTTTTACCGCCAACCTCGGCAGCTTCAGCCGTCGTGCGCACCTTCGCTACGTCCCGCTCCCCGGCGGCGATGCCGCTGTCCGTCAGCCCTGGCGCATGGCGCTCAGCTACCTGCGCGATGCCTTCGGCCCCGAGGTCCCCGATCTTGCCTGCCTCCGAGCTATCCCTCTAAAGCAGCGCGATATCGTCAACGCGATGATCGCTAACCAGATCCAGACCGTCGAGACGTCCTCCTGCGGCCGGCTCTTCGACGCCGTCGCTGCACTTCTCAACCTTTTCTCGGAAGTCACCTTCGAAGGCCAGGCCGCCATCGCGCTTGAAAGCATTGCGCTCGCCGGTGTCACCGGAGGCTATGAATTCGACCTGCACGATGGCGAACCCATCACGATAGACCTCCGTACCACGATCCTCGCCATCGTCAACGACCTGGCCGCCGGCAAACCCGCCGGTGAGATATCCGCCCGCTTTCACAACACCTTGAGCACAGTGATTGCTGCAACCTGCTGCCGGATCCGGGACCTCAGTGGACTGGATCGAGTCTGTCTTAGCGGAGGAAGCTTCCAAAACATGGTGCTTTTACGTCCGACAGTGGTACAGTTACGCCGCCACGGCTTTCAGGTTTTTCTGCACTCTATGGTTCCGGCAAACGATGGTGGCATCTCGCTGGGACAGGCAGCCATAGCCTGCGAACGAATCCGAACAGGAGCGTGA
- a CDS encoding GNAT family N-acetyltransferase, with translation MELRFAKVFDLPSIVQLINEAFSVEAAFKVGDRIDIEEVKGLFDKGYFLVLEEDGILQANVYLELRVERAYLGLLSIRQDRQGSGFGARLMAAAEKLARESNCRFIDLRIVNLRKELSLFYEKLGYRVVGEEQIDAEIQAKFTQSAHFINMSKDLAHN, from the coding sequence ATGGAATTACGATTTGCAAAAGTGTTTGACCTCCCTTCAATTGTCCAACTGATCAATGAAGCCTTTTCTGTCGAAGCGGCCTTTAAGGTTGGTGATCGCATAGACATTGAAGAAGTTAAAGGATTGTTCGACAAAGGATACTTTTTAGTACTGGAAGAAGACGGAATTCTTCAAGCGAATGTGTATTTGGAATTGCGTGTCGAGCGAGCTTATCTGGGTCTACTGTCAATAAGGCAAGATCGCCAAGGTTCTGGTTTCGGCGCGCGTTTGATGGCCGCTGCGGAGAAGCTTGCACGCGAGTCGAATTGCCGTTTTATAGATCTTCGGATTGTAAATTTGCGCAAAGAGCTCTCACTCTTTTACGAGAAGCTGGGTTATCGCGTTGTCGGAGAAGAGCAAATAGACGCAGAGATACAAGCTAAGTTCACGCAATCCGCACATTTCATCAATATGTCGAAAGACCTGGCTCACAACTGA
- a CDS encoding DUF4126 family protein — MSFLIIAFVVGIACGLRALMGLAAVSWAASSGKLPLQGTWLAFLGFRATPFITTLLAVGELVTDKLPKTPSRLVPPQFGARVSMGALTGAAIGAANGHLLMGALAGIVGSVLGTLGGSKARAAAAKLFGRDLPAALLEDVVAIALVFLALR, encoded by the coding sequence ATGTCTTTCTTAATCATCGCCTTCGTAGTAGGTATCGCGTGCGGCCTGCGCGCTCTTATGGGTCTCGCGGCCGTTAGCTGGGCAGCCAGCAGCGGAAAGCTGCCCCTCCAGGGAACCTGGCTTGCATTCCTAGGTTTCAGGGCAACGCCGTTTATTACCACCCTGCTTGCAGTGGGTGAACTGGTCACCGACAAGCTGCCCAAAACCCCCAGCCGGCTTGTGCCTCCGCAGTTCGGTGCTCGTGTGTCGATGGGTGCACTGACTGGCGCGGCCATCGGTGCTGCCAACGGACATCTTCTGATGGGAGCCCTGGCAGGCATCGTCGGCAGCGTCCTCGGAACTCTGGGAGGTTCCAAAGCGAGAGCTGCTGCTGCGAAATTGTTTGGGCGCGATCTGCCCGCGGCCCTGCTTGAGGATGTTGTGGCCATTGCTCTCGTCTTCCTGGCGCTGCGCTAA
- a CDS encoding tetratricopeptide repeat protein has product MITKKKLLCLSLFFAALFLFVQNAQGESAKALDKKGQTAEARKDYDAAYEAYKQAHDKNPKDIRYETHLQNMRFMAATQHIDRGRVLRQNGDYTGAILSFMRAAEIDPSNETALQEIRIAQHEQAALTPTSDPAHVEQKNEEDEFLHEYASVAAPVSLKHLSDSMVTYHATEDVKSIYTSLGKLAGLNIAFDPEYQSKRISVDLQDVNVEEALRVVETLSGTFYKPLTPNTILVAQNSRTKRTDLDQLACQIFYLTSPDQQNDANEILIALRNMLDPAIKIYLVSTQDAIVLRGTPDELMLAGKLINDLDREKPEVVIDVAVMEVDKDKTRTLGITLPQSFSLTPQASSSNNNNAANNNSNSGSQSSSSFTLNTLANTNATNFAVTVTGGTVNALLQDTNTRILQNPRLRATDGQKATLKIGQRVPIASGSLSSPVGGVSSLGVQTQFTYVDVGTNMDITPAVHSDGSVSLKMKVEVSQVDTYDTISGVQEPVIGQKVLEQTIKLRDGEPSILAGLVTKQDSVAGSGTPGLGELPVLKYLFGTQTKTLQNDEIVFLLVPHIIRETLLQKLNLRAIDTGTANVVELRRLSTGEDSSAFAPAVRKPADRDVGPKTTAATAAAAMIKDLADETLPGKGSSKLLAGDGQILSNTRKPDSGKLDSTTVSFASNEHHRVVGETFKVSIDFHGAVESQSLPMLLQFDPHDLSLSNVDADQATASDGAPLTFTRSVLAPGLVGIHVSASSSVKTPKHDGARLTLEFTALAPGKTDVALVNATALANLKGKQEASPVHTTIEIDQAKK; this is encoded by the coding sequence ATGATTACGAAAAAGAAGTTGCTGTGCCTATCCTTGTTCTTCGCCGCGCTCTTTCTATTTGTGCAGAACGCACAGGGCGAAAGCGCGAAGGCTCTCGATAAGAAAGGGCAGACGGCTGAGGCGAGGAAGGACTACGATGCCGCTTACGAGGCATACAAACAGGCTCACGATAAAAATCCAAAAGATATCCGCTATGAAACGCATCTTCAAAATATGCGTTTCATGGCTGCAACTCAGCACATAGATCGCGGTCGTGTTCTCCGACAGAACGGCGACTACACGGGCGCAATTCTCAGTTTTATGCGCGCCGCAGAGATCGATCCATCCAATGAAACCGCTCTTCAGGAGATAAGAATCGCTCAACACGAGCAGGCAGCGCTCACGCCGACGTCAGACCCTGCTCACGTAGAGCAGAAGAACGAAGAAGATGAATTTCTGCATGAGTATGCTAGCGTTGCTGCTCCCGTCAGTCTCAAGCATTTATCGGACAGTATGGTCACATACCACGCGACCGAGGACGTAAAGAGCATCTATACAAGTCTCGGAAAGCTTGCCGGGCTTAATATTGCTTTCGATCCTGAATATCAATCGAAGCGTATCTCGGTTGATCTCCAGGACGTCAACGTTGAAGAGGCTTTGAGAGTGGTCGAGACACTGTCAGGAACGTTTTATAAGCCGCTGACTCCCAACACGATTCTTGTAGCGCAGAACAGCCGGACGAAGAGAACCGATCTGGACCAGTTGGCCTGTCAGATCTTCTATCTGACGAGCCCGGACCAGCAGAATGATGCTAACGAGATACTCATCGCTCTTCGCAACATGCTCGATCCTGCAATCAAGATCTACCTTGTCTCAACCCAGGATGCCATCGTTTTGCGAGGTACGCCGGATGAGTTGATGCTTGCGGGCAAGCTGATTAATGACCTCGACCGCGAGAAGCCAGAGGTCGTAATCGATGTGGCTGTGATGGAGGTAGATAAGGACAAGACCCGCACGCTGGGCATCACTCTTCCCCAGTCTTTCAGCCTCACTCCACAGGCCAGCAGTAGCAATAACAACAACGCAGCCAATAATAATTCGAATTCAGGAAGTCAAAGCTCCTCCAGCTTTACTCTCAACACGCTCGCTAATACGAATGCGACCAACTTTGCCGTCACGGTGACTGGTGGAACAGTAAATGCCCTTCTGCAGGACACCAATACCAGGATCCTGCAGAACCCTCGTCTACGGGCGACAGACGGCCAGAAGGCCACTTTGAAGATAGGGCAGAGGGTGCCGATTGCATCGGGATCCTTAAGCTCGCCTGTAGGCGGGGTGAGTTCACTTGGAGTGCAGACCCAGTTCACGTATGTCGATGTTGGCACCAACATGGACATCACGCCTGCCGTTCATTCCGATGGAAGTGTCTCTCTGAAGATGAAGGTAGAGGTCTCGCAGGTCGACACTTACGACACGATCAGCGGAGTGCAGGAGCCTGTGATCGGGCAGAAGGTTCTCGAGCAAACGATCAAGCTTAGGGATGGCGAGCCATCGATTCTTGCGGGGCTTGTCACGAAACAGGATAGTGTTGCTGGCTCCGGCACACCGGGCCTGGGAGAGTTGCCGGTTCTCAAATACCTGTTCGGAACCCAGACGAAGACATTGCAGAACGATGAGATCGTCTTCCTGCTGGTCCCGCACATCATTCGCGAGACCCTGTTGCAGAAGCTCAACCTGCGCGCGATCGATACAGGTACTGCGAACGTCGTCGAATTGAGGCGCCTTTCCACTGGCGAAGATTCTTCAGCCTTCGCTCCCGCTGTACGGAAGCCGGCAGATAGAGACGTGGGGCCGAAGACGACCGCGGCGACAGCTGCGGCTGCGATGATCAAAGACCTGGCGGATGAAACTCTTCCCGGCAAAGGGAGTTCGAAGCTCTTAGCGGGCGATGGCCAGATCTTGTCCAACACAAGAAAGCCAGACTCAGGAAAACTGGATTCAACGACCGTCAGTTTCGCGAGCAACGAACATCATCGTGTCGTAGGCGAAACGTTCAAGGTGTCCATCGACTTCCATGGCGCTGTAGAGTCTCAGTCGCTGCCGATGCTTTTACAATTCGATCCTCATGATCTGTCGTTATCGAATGTGGATGCCGATCAGGCCACGGCGAGTGACGGTGCGCCCCTCACCTTTACCCGCAGTGTGCTCGCGCCTGGACTCGTCGGCATTCACGTGTCCGCGTCCTCATCGGTCAAAACTCCGAAGCACGACGGCGCACGGTTGACGCTTGAGTTTACCGCGCTCGCACCCGGAAAGACGGATGTTGCTCTCGTCAACGCAACGGCGCTCGCCAATTTGAAGGGGAAACAGGAAGCCTCTCCAGTGCATACAACCATCGAGATCGACCAGGCGAAGAAGTAG
- a CDS encoding HypC/HybG/HupF family hydrogenase formation chaperone translates to MCLAIPGKVVETFDKGGMLMARVQFGGITREACLEYVPETIVGDYVLVHVGFAISRIDEAEAERTYQALKELDQLTELESPIVEEVEEPPPVDEPIDEPVVAGGKTQ, encoded by the coding sequence ATGTGTCTCGCCATTCCAGGGAAAGTCGTTGAGACCTTCGACAAGGGCGGCATGCTGATGGCGCGCGTGCAGTTTGGCGGCATCACCCGCGAGGCTTGTCTCGAATACGTTCCCGAGACCATCGTCGGCGATTATGTGCTGGTCCACGTCGGCTTCGCCATCAGCCGCATCGATGAGGCGGAAGCCGAACGTACCTATCAGGCTCTTAAGGAGTTGGATCAGCTCACGGAGCTCGAGTCTCCTATCGTCGAAGAGGTGGAAGAGCCGCCGCCGGTTGACGAGCCTATCGACGAACCCGTGGTTGCCGGGGGTAAAACCCAATGA
- a CDS encoding helix-turn-helix domain-containing protein: MKDSITQYGVEYPLSSCAQKPEYGSRKADTEDAAGHATQGPRLNPWQVQMAKDLMAASLHDRVSVRGLALACHLSVGHFARAFKRSTGKTPYTWQIESRLAHAKQLLLDPAQRVSRIAVECGFSHRVAFYRAFVRHVGVSPREWRASNAAKGPQKSA; encoded by the coding sequence ATGAAGGATTCCATCACTCAATACGGTGTCGAGTATCCCCTGTCTTCCTGCGCTCAAAAGCCGGAATACGGATCTCGCAAGGCGGACACGGAGGATGCCGCAGGTCACGCCACACAAGGTCCCCGTCTTAACCCATGGCAGGTGCAGATGGCGAAAGATCTGATGGCGGCATCGCTTCACGACCGAGTGTCGGTTCGTGGGCTGGCGCTGGCTTGTCATCTATCCGTAGGACACTTTGCCCGGGCATTCAAGAGATCGACGGGCAAAACACCGTACACGTGGCAGATCGAGAGCAGGCTCGCGCACGCAAAGCAGCTTCTTCTCGATCCAGCGCAGCGGGTGTCTCGAATCGCCGTTGAGTGCGGTTTCTCGCATCGGGTGGCATTCTACCGAGCCTTTGTACGGCATGTTGGGGTAAGTCCGCGGGAGTGGAGAGCCAGCAATGCAGCGAAGGGCCCGCAGAAATCGGCCTAG
- a CDS encoding DUF899 family protein translates to MARLIKENLMADNTILVPAVELAAKNKAHFPSESPEYRQARNALLAEEIELRRHIERVAALRRTLPPGGVIPEDYTFEGQNGRVRLSQLFGDKDTLVLYSMMFGPQRERACPMCTAMLTSWEGTARNLRERVALAITARSPIERLLDFKKERGWNNLQLYSDTKGDYTRAYVSAEDADVPALAIFTRRDGTIYHFWSGEMSGEMADPGQDPRGAPDLDPLWTIFDLTPAGRDATWYPKLEYPSLTTIK, encoded by the coding sequence ATGGCGCGTCTCATTAAGGAGAATCTAATGGCCGACAACACCATCCTCGTCCCCGCAGTAGAACTCGCCGCAAAGAACAAAGCACACTTCCCCAGCGAGAGCCCCGAATACCGGCAGGCGCGCAACGCACTCCTCGCCGAGGAGATCGAACTGCGGCGCCACATCGAACGCGTTGCTGCCCTGCGGCGCACCCTTCCCCCCGGCGGGGTAATCCCCGAAGACTATACCTTCGAAGGCCAAAACGGCAGAGTCCGTCTCTCTCAACTCTTCGGCGACAAGGACACCCTCGTTCTCTACAGCATGATGTTCGGCCCGCAACGCGAACGAGCCTGTCCTATGTGCACCGCCATGCTCACGTCATGGGAGGGAACGGCCAGAAACCTGCGCGAACGTGTCGCGCTGGCCATCACCGCTCGCTCGCCGATCGAACGCCTCCTCGACTTCAAGAAAGAACGGGGTTGGAATAACCTTCAGCTCTACTCCGACACCAAAGGCGACTACACCCGCGCCTATGTCAGCGCCGAGGATGCCGACGTTCCGGCTCTCGCAATCTTCACTCGCAGGGACGGCACAATCTACCACTTCTGGAGCGGAGAGATGAGTGGCGAGATGGCCGACCCCGGCCAGGACCCACGCGGAGCCCCGGACCTCGACCCCTTGTGGACGATCTTCGACCTCACACCCGCAGGCCGCGACGCCACCTGGTACCCAAAGCTCGAATACCCCAGCCTGACGACGATCAAGTGA
- a CDS encoding alpha/beta fold hydrolase encodes MFASLLSKSSKPLILASLVLTLSGCNNALKSPVVQASAPTGIKNVMLVHGAWADGSSWTSVIAMLTADGYNVTAVQLPLTSLADDVAVVQRALARETGKTLLVGHSYGGVVITQAGIDPKVAGLVYVSAYAPASGESAFTLNGTVPTTPIMSDLSMDASGFLTISNAGVAADFAQDLSPADQVTVATTQGPISASNALFASVTQVAWKNGIPSWYIVASNDRVISPALEATMAKRMNATTITLASGHLSMISHPSDVSAFIEKAASSLQP; translated from the coding sequence ATGTTCGCTTCCCTATTGTCCAAGAGTTCTAAACCACTCATCCTGGCCTCACTCGTGCTCACGCTGAGCGGTTGTAATAACGCACTAAAGTCGCCTGTCGTTCAGGCCTCGGCACCTACAGGCATCAAGAATGTGATGCTCGTGCATGGGGCGTGGGCTGACGGCTCTAGCTGGACCAGCGTCATTGCGATGCTGACTGCCGACGGTTACAACGTGACGGCAGTACAACTCCCGCTGACATCGCTGGCAGATGATGTGGCAGTCGTGCAGCGCGCCCTGGCACGCGAAACCGGCAAGACCTTGCTCGTAGGCCATTCCTACGGTGGAGTGGTCATCACACAGGCCGGGATCGACCCTAAGGTGGCAGGTCTGGTCTATGTGTCCGCCTATGCGCCTGCTTCGGGAGAGTCCGCGTTCACACTGAACGGCACCGTCCCAACTACTCCGATCATGAGTGATTTGTCTATGGATGCCTCTGGCTTTTTAACGATCTCCAATGCGGGAGTCGCCGCTGATTTCGCGCAGGATTTGTCACCTGCCGATCAGGTAACAGTCGCAACAACGCAGGGACCCATCTCAGCTTCAAACGCACTCTTTGCATCTGTGACACAAGTAGCCTGGAAAAATGGCATCCCTAGCTGGTATATCGTCGCGAGCAACGATAGAGTCATTTCTCCGGCGCTTGAGGCGACCATGGCAAAGCGGATGAACGCCACGACCATCACTCTTGCATCGGGGCATCTGTCCATGATTAGCCACCCTTCGGATGTATCGGCTTTCATCGAGAAGGCAGCCAGTTCGCTGCAACCATAA